The Methanosphaera sp. BMS genome contains a region encoding:
- a CDS encoding metal-dependent hydrolase has product MSNYRTHAIAGIVMALPFVPDIFYLFFALIGASICDLDHDNNRHKVNSMMITGVVLSVILFFFNSSSISALILVILSMIFYISKHRGFTHTLLGIILLPALFLFMIMGFISFFNRIFLILNIPIPHMLVLFVTMAIAGFFVISRKYYILYFIVLGLYLYVIPLDYSTINWTMALVMLFVGAMSHIILDLLTPAGLNLFEPFSSVECHKKWALGFVVIWIIMALFVSLHHGLFFTHP; this is encoded by the coding sequence ATGTCAAATTATAGAACTCATGCCATTGCAGGAATAGTCATGGCTCTTCCATTTGTTCCGGATATATTTTATCTTTTCTTTGCGTTAATTGGTGCTTCAATATGTGACTTGGATCATGATAATAATAGACATAAGGTTAACTCCATGATGATTACCGGAGTAGTATTATCTGTAATATTATTCTTCTTCAATTCCAGCAGTATATCTGCATTGATTTTGGTTATATTGTCAATGATATTCTATATATCTAAACATAGGGGATTTACCCATACATTATTGGGGATTATTCTGTTACCCGCATTGTTCTTGTTTATGATTATGGGTTTTATTTCATTTTTCAACAGGATATTCTTAATTCTGAATATTCCCATACCGCACATGTTGGTGTTGTTTGTAACCATGGCCATTGCAGGATTCTTTGTAATCAGTCGTAAATATTATATATTGTATTTTATTGTTCTTGGATTGTATTTGTATGTGATTCCATTAGATTATTCAACAATCAACTGGACTATGGCACTTGTAATGTTATTTGTTGGTGCTATGAGCCATATTATCCTGGACTTATTAACGCCTGCAGGTTTAAATTTGTTTGAACCATTTTCTTCTGTTGAATGTCATAAAAAATGGGCTTTGGGTTTTGTTGTTATATGGATAATAATGGCATTATTTGTTAGTTTGCATCACGGCCTCTTTTTTACCCACCCCTAA